One genomic segment of Primulina tabacum isolate GXHZ01 chromosome 9, ASM2559414v2, whole genome shotgun sequence includes these proteins:
- the LOC142555026 gene encoding protein ANTAGONIST OF LIKE HETEROCHROMATIN PROTEIN 1-like has translation MSSVPVDNKAIDSEWWDVFLKKNSSSQGPNVSHDEEELFKHFFRLSKKTFEYICTLVREDLISRPPSGLINIEGRLLSVEKQAAIALRRLASGESQVSVGASFGVGQSTVSQVTWRFIEAMEDRARHHLRWPDTSKMERIKSGFESSSGLPNCCGAIDATHIVMTLPAVQTSDDWCDQENNYSMFVQGVVDSEMRFLDIVTGWPGGMPVSRLLKCSGFYKLCESGARLNGNVKVLSDGEEVREYVVGGASYPLLPWLVTPYKDDEHSGSGSEFNTSLETARSAAVKAFSQLKGGWRILNKVMWRPDKRKLPSIILVCSLLHNIIIDCGDRLNNKCFY, from the exons atGAGCTCAGTTCCAGTCGACAATAAAGCCATTGATTCTGAGTGGTGGGATGTTTTCTTGAAGAAGAACTCTTCCTCCCAAG GTCCAAATGTGTCTCATGATGAGGAGGAACTTTTCAAGCATTTCTTCCGGTTATCCAAGAAAACTTTCGAGTACATATGCACATTGGTTAGAGAAGATCTTATCTCCAGACCTCCTTCTGGCCTCATCAACATCGAGGGAAGACTCCTAAGTGTCGAGAAGCAAGCTGCTATCGCATTGCGAAGATTGGCTTCTGGTGAATCTCAAGTCTCCGTTGGAGCTTCTTTTGGAGTTGGCCAGTCAACTGTTTCTCAAGTTACGTGGAGATTTATAGAGGCCATGGAAGATCGTGCCCGCCACCATCTCAGATGGCCTGACACGAGTAAAATGGAGAGAATAAAATCCGGTTTTGAATCATCTTCTGGGTTGCCTAATTGTTGTGGTGCAATAGATGCTACTCACATAGTGATGACCCTCCCAGCTGTTCAAACTTCAGACGATTGGTGCGATCAAGAGAACAATTACAGTATGTTTGTGCAAGGTGTTGTTGATTCTGAGATGCGGTTTTTGGACATTGTAACGGGGTGGCCTGGGGGCATGCCGGTTTCTAGATTGTTGAAGTGTTCTGGATTTTACAAACTTTGCGAAAGTGGCGCACGTTTGAACGGAAATGTGAAAGTATTATCTGATGGAGAGGAGGTTAGAGAATATGTAGTTGGTGGAGCGAGTTACCCTCTACTTCCTTGGCTTGTAACGCCGTATAAAGATGATGAACACTCGGGGTCTGGATCTGAGTTCAACACGTCTCTTGAAACTGCAAGATCTGCTGCTGTCAAGGCATTTTCGCAGCTGAAGGGTGGTTGGCGAATCCTTAACAAGGTTATGTGGAGACCGGATAAGAGGAAATTACCTAGTATTATCTTGGTCTGTTCTTTacttcataatatcataattgaTTGTGGAGACAGATTGAATAACAAGTGTTTTTATTAG
- the LOC142504322 gene encoding uncharacterized protein LOC142504322: MQNAGRGREREQVRPEPSSDGAYERFRKMKPPEFDGSTDPMVALECVKAVEAIYDYLQFDDKDRVSCAIFLLTKTERTWWDATKISVNVSALKWQEFKDLFYDKYFPRDVRSQKVKEFLELKQENMTIQEYILKFEEGCQFSPYLASNDIEKGEHFLRGIRAEIKRDVRMSKAASY, translated from the coding sequence ATGCAGAATGCAGGGCgagggagagagagagagcaaGTGAGGCCCGAGCCCAGTAGTGATGGTGCATACGAAAGATTTCGTAAGATGAAGCCACCAGAATTTGATGGTAGCACTGATCCCATGGTCGCCTTGGAATGTGTCAAAGCTGTGGAGGCTATTTATGATTATCTGCAGTTTGACGATAAAGATCGAGTTAGCTGTGCCATTTTTCTACTGACAAAGACGGAGAGGACTTGGTGGGATGCCACCAAGATATCAGTTAATGTCTCAGCACTCAAGTGGCAggagtttaaagatttattctacgACAAATATTTTCCTCGAGATGTTCGAAGTCAGAAAGTGAAGGAATTTCTAGAACTGAAGCAAGAAAATATGACAATTCAAGAGTATATTCTCAAATTCGAAGAGGGGTGTCAGTTTTCTCCATATCTGGCCAGTAATGACATCGAAAAGGGCGAGCATTTTCTTAGAGGTATTCGGGCTGAAATTAAAAGAGACGTTCGAATGTCTAAAGCTGCTTCATATTAA